TAAAAGCATTGTTTGTGACCTCTATCGAGTCTCATAACAGCTTGGTTTTGTATGCAAGAGCAATGTAACATTCTGCTCATTGAGTTTTGACGTACTCGATACTTAAGGCGAATCTTCGCCTGGTATCTGTGGAACCTTTAACAAGCCTAGATGCCGAGATTTCACATCTCATGCGCTCAAAGTCTTTGACGCGCCACATCGACAAAAGCCTTCAATGGCAATCTGTGCAAAAAGTAATGACCACAAAGTACTGTGGAATGCACTTATGGAGCGTTTCTCGAAACGTTCATATAACTCTACTTGTTGAGTTATTAGTCAAGTGGATTGCTTACCACCTTAATTAACTACATATTGTCGATGATCTTTTGTGGCATCATGATCCATAATCTTTAGCGGATTCGATCATCATCAAGTTCTCTAAGTCCTCCAAGTTGGTTTGGAATTACCAACGAGACTTGATTTTGATCATATAAACAAGAATTGTACATACGCTAATGCGATAAACCTATTTGGGATTATCCCCTAATGTGGGGACAGCAATATGGGTCACGGCAATGGCAGAAAACGTCGTGCCGATGTCTAGAAAAGAGGGGGAGGTGTCGCCAGCTCTAATAGCGACACTCCCGGTCTAGACACCATTTTGTCAAAACTACTCACGTCAGCTCATGATAATGCAACCGTTGTGGATCTTCGGATCATTGGTTCAAGATTGCCAAGCTCCTTCAAATTGTGAATGCATACAAAAAGGTATAGAAAATCAATATGAGGACAAGAACGTCATCCTCATGATCGCGAATTTCAAAGATTCGGATCCTGCTTTAACTACCCATGACTTTGACGTCATTGGCTAGACATTGATTTTCGTTCCAAGCTATATGTACTAAGGCGTTGTATTGACGTCCTTCATCTATTTGAGACCTCGATGTACTCACATTAGCAATAACGAATGCCTTGAGAATTTTTTCAAAGTTATGAAACTATTCTCCTCTTATGGTTCGTATTGATTTACAAACAAGATGTACATTTTTACATCGTCCTTAGAAGCATGGCATATTTACAATCTACATGGTTAGATTGTGCCGTTTTGGTCTCTTCCAAGTGAAGATGACGCACGGCCTTGCATCCTCAAGAAGGATCGCTAACGTGTTTCAAGTTAAGTCTTCTACCTTTTAGCGGATTTTTCATCATCAATTGTTCAACTAGGCTCATCCAAACTCAGTGTGATGTCTTAGAATTGTCCGTCTTGAAGAAATTAATGAGTCAATCTAGTGGACTGTATGTCACTATAATTCGAATATCGAATCCCATGTCGTCACCAAACATGATATTTGAGACACTGACTCATATAGGCTTTGGTTTTGACCAATTAAAGTCATCCTGGAAGAGATATAATGGTCCAAATTTTGAGAAATTCTCATGGACATCCATTCTTCCGCTCAAAACGAAAACATTCGAGATCTAGCATCACCATGAAGCATGATGGTGACCCGGGGGACATTGACGTCACCCGAACATGACTCCAACTTCCTGGAGGTCGTCCGGTCAATTTTCTCAAGCAATTGAGGTGCACCGGTCTTTCCTCGATGTCGCATTGGCCCCTTGCAATGCTCATTACTTGTTTTGAAAGCCTATTCTTTAGCTAAATTAGGAGTGAGACCCTCCTATGCTAAATAACACAAAAGTGAACATTCAATTCTTACATCAAATTATGTAGATAGATACAACCAATTTGCGGACACCTTTTATGCTTTATGGTGTTGGTTGAAGTGTTAGCACACTGGTCATGTGTTACACTATTATCTACTGTTTATGCTGCTTATACTTCTACGGGGGCTCACTACCCATTATTTAAAGAAGTTTATCGGGATGTAAGTTGAAGTGTCCTGTACCCCATGTTCACATGCAATACGGTCTCACCGAGGCTACGACTAAGCAACTTTAGCTTGTCGCTCGAACATTATTGATGCGCACCAATCTTTCTATTGCGTCTTGGGGCTATGCAATATTTGCATGCATTTTTACTATTCATCTACGACCCACCATCATTGAATATTTTTGTACTACAGCTTGTGACTGTGTACCAGGATTGCAATCCTTGAGCTCAAACAAGATTGAAACGGATCTCCAATCCTTGAGCTTGGCTAGATGTTATTTCTAGGTGCCAAATCGCATTGCCACTACGTACAATGATGAGTCATTTGAGATGAATAAGTATTTAGGTTGGATGTGAACCTCCAACTATATTCCGCATATGTAGAAACCTTGCCAGACGATTTCTTTTACCGCTATATTGCGGATGGTCACTTTGATCAGACAATTTTCCCCCGTTAGGGGGAGATAAGAACACAAGTGTTCAAGACGTGAATTGTCGTGGTTTGTCCCCACTAAGTCTCATCTTGATCCTAAATGCTTAAAGTGTTAAAGTGACGAGATCACATGCTGCAAATATGTCTGCAAGGATTGATGTCCTACAAAAGGACATGGTGCGACCAAAAGGTGTTGGTCTTGACGTCATCACCATGATGGTGAAATAGTGACGCCATATAGTGGCAAAATTGGTGTCACAAGGCCGAGTGGCTCCCCAAAAGGAGGGAGGCCCTTAGGTTCGATACTTTATCGCACTAGGAAGAAAGCAAGTTTGGCACAACCTGATCCATTGATCAGTGATACTCAAATCCGTCTCATGAAGTCTGAATTGTGATTATCATTGGGGGACGCCTCAACGTCAAATCCAATCCATATAGAGATCTCTACAAGTAATACACTAGTGTACATGAGGATGTGGGATAATGAGTATACTATCGAAACACCCTTCGTTGATGGATATCAACTTAGTTGATTGGCCTAATGGAAAGATGTGATCCAGCATTAACAAAGAGATAGGTCCTTGGGCAGGTGATGCCGACACCGCAAGCTAAACCCTATCAACTATGCCTTTGTTACATAGCGTAGTGAGAACAAGAGCTTAGACTCACCTTATGACACAAGGTCTCTCACTAACACGCACTGAGATCGACTACGATGAGATATGCTCTCGTAATGGATGTCATTGAACTCCACTACTGTGTCAGTTTGGTAGTTTCCGAATAACTGAACATGCAGCCTATGAATGTGGTCATAATAACATCTCTATGGGATCAGAGATATACATGAAGGTCTTAAACGGACTTCATTCATCTGAATCAAGTGGCTCCAAACCACAGGAGCACGCGTCTGCTAAATGTATTGAAACGCACATGGACTCTACTTGATTTGGAAGAGATATGGTGAATTATGCCTTTGCGTGTTCATTCCGGATTTACATGGACTCTTGATGGCTCAAGAGATGTCAATATGTATCAACATCTGAAGAAAAAGATCTTGGGAAGACACAGTCTCGATAAGGCACTCGATGACTGTATTGATGATGATTTTCCATCAATCGGCTTAGGCGCTCTATAACTAGTGAGGTCTACATATACTCTCATGATTAGTCAAGGTCTTTGCTCTAAAGAGAGATCCTTTGTTTTTCTAAAGCAAGATGACAAATATGTGTTAAGAGATGGAGTTCCCATCTAAGTACAATAAGACGCATCAATGTACTCAACACAATACGAAAGACTTGACATCTCATTCGCAATGAAAAGTTGTAAAGCTAAGTGTAGCTATGCGCCCACGCAATGCCAATGTAATGACAGTAGCTCCTTTTTCAATACTTAATGGTATGAAAGGTTGAGGCTTATTCTATCCCTACATAAGAAAGACACATCAATAGCGAAATCAGAATCTGCCAAGTTTCGTAGGTCAACTTTCACGGGACCTACAGGAAATCTCGCTCATTGGAAAATGGTGAAATTGGTACCATTGGAAAGGTCTATGTGTCTATTTTCCAGAGACACCAACCATTTGATCATATCTATTATACTGAGTGAGTTATGGCCGTTTTCGTAAAGTAGGACGAATCTGTCCGAGAATCTGATTTTGGCAAAACAGTCAACTTCGAAGGGACTTTGTGAATAGCTCCTGACGAACCAGAACGTGTGTAATATACGGTTGGAAAGCTAAATGAGTCTAGTTTCCAAAACCGTTTAGGGTTCGTTCATATGTATTTCCTAGAGGAAGTTACGACTGTTCTAGTAACTGAAGGGCATGCTGCACGGAAATCTGATTTCCTGCACGAACTTATGTTTTGAGTTCACAAGCGGCCTTCTCCTCAAGATCTAAGTGTAAAAGATCATTTGAGGATAATACGGCATGATTTAGTTAATCATTGCCCAATGCCACATTTGAAGACATGTTAAAGAGCATTAACATGCTAAGTTGTTGAAATTTCCGTGATTAGTAAGAATCAGGAAGAGCCCTATGATTGATGTAAAGATCAGGGGGAGGTGCCAACTTCAGGGGGAGTCTAGTACATACATACATGTCACTATCAAATGTGAAGTTGTACTCTTTTTCTCATACGATCAAGGTTCAGTTTTTCTCCCACAGGGTTTTTGTGACTTGACGAGGCAACAGATCAGCACAATCGGTATATCAGCGCGCGGCACAAGGGGGAGCGTTTTAGGATATTCTGTATCTTTCTGGATATTCTTTATGTGTGCCTTAGCCTTATGTCAATAAGATATGTAGTTAGACTAGATCTATGTATTCATATCCTTACCATATTGGTATTGTGTAATTCCCTATATAAAGGGCTCCTATCAATGAATAAGATGATGATTCTTTTGCTATCTTTGTCTATACACTTTATACTTCATCATATATGTATTTATTATATAAATATAATTAATTGGGATAATTAATTATATAAGGATAATTGGGAACATCTCGTGCGTGTACTTGTCATAAGTGGGATGACCAACGTCCCACAAAAATTTAAGCTCTTCAATCAAAGTTCTTAGATACACATCGAGACACTTCCCCGGATAACCGGGCCCCGGAATCAACAAACTCAACATATTGTATTCCTTCTTCATGCACATCCATGGGGGAAGGTTGTACGGTACCAAAATCACCGGCCATACACTGTATTGAAGACTCATGTTGCCAAAAGGGTTGAACCCGTCGGATGAGAGCCCGAGCCTCACATTTCGGACCTCTGACGCAAAATGAGGAAACTCCCTGTCTATATGCTTCCAAGCCTCCCCGTCAGCAGGGTGTATAAGGGTATCTTCGTCATGCAATTCCCTATCAGCGTGCCATCTTATAGCTTCGGCCGTGTGTGAAGACATGTACAACCGCTCCAACCTATCCCTCAAAGGGAAATACCGAAGTACCTTTACAGGTTTCCTGTTGCCTGCAGGAGTCAGCTTATATCTGTCAGTGTGACATACAGGACATGCGTCAAGCCCACCAAGGTCCTTCCCTTCTGGATCTTTACCCCAGAAGAGAACGCAGTCATATCTGCATGCATGGATCTTGATGTAGGAAAGCCCAAGATCTTTCAGGATACATCGGACCTTACGATGAGTGGTAGGAAGACGATGACCGTGGGGCAGCATCGAAGCAGTGTACTGTAGATAATCATCAACAGCCTTCACGGTCGATTTTGTCTCAACTTTAATCTTCATTACGTCCATCACACTTTCAAGAACGGTCTTCTGTACAACCGGGGTACACAGGGGTCTGTTGGAAAGCAAGCAGTTTGTTGTACTTTTCAATTACCAGCAGTGTTCACAGCTCTAGGGAAGGGCTGCACCGGGTCAGGCATATACTGTCCTTGAGCGCATACACCGCTCTCATAAGGAAACATGTCGTTGATGAATGCCGTTGTTGGATCGTTGGATGTACTGCCCGTCTCAGAAAATTGGCCATGATCATGCGGACCCCCTGATGATGTTTCACCGTGATATAACCAACATGTGTACTTCTCCCAAAACCCGTTACTCCTCAGGTGCTGCCATACTTTGTCAATGGGAAATCAATGCATATCGCTGCGACACTGACATTTCGTGCACGGGCAATAGAAAATTGTATTCCCGTTAGCATTAGCCAGCGCATATTCTATAAAACTCATAACTCCTGCACCGTATCTTTTATCCCATTTTGGAAGCGAAATCCAACTCTTATCCATATCCTGAAAATATAACAAAATATATATGTATAACACTAGCTAATTATTAATTAAATTCTATGCCATATATAAAATTTCAATTTATTTATATATATTCTACGTATTACAACTAATTGATAACAAATTAATTAACACACACACNNNNNNNNNNNNNNNNNNNNNNNNNNNNNNNNNNNNNNNNNNNNNNNNNNNNNNNNNNNNNNNNNNNNNNNNNNNNNNNNNNNNCATCACAAAATCATCATCAACAACTTCATACCATCAACACAATATTATAAATTAATTAACATATATATATATATCTATTAGCTACTTATAATTAACAACAACTTCATATATATTATCAAATCATCAACCAAATCGATCAACACACATATATATATATATACATCAAAATCAACACACATATATATGTATACTCAAAATCTATCAATTTAATCACACTCAAAATCGATCAATAACTCAAATAAAACTCAAAATCAACATATATACACATGTACGTACCTATATATAGCTCAACTTCTTAATAATGGACAGATTTCAACAACACCCAAACTTTTTCTCCCGTTTTTTCTTCTCCCGTTTTCTTTTCTCAGATGAGCTGCTGTCCAGATCTGCGAATATAAAGAACTTTAGCCGACGAAATTATATTTTCGTCGGCTAAAGAAAGTTTAAAGTCGTCGGCTAAAGTCACAGACTTTAGCCGACAAAAAAAAAATTCTTTAGCCGACGAAAATATAATTTAGCCGACGAAGGAAAATTTCGTCGGCTAAAGTGTACTTTAGCCGACGAAAAATTGTTTCGTCGGCCTGTTTTTTTTTTTCGTCGGCTAAAGTCTTTCTTCTGGTAGTGATTGTATCGTAAGGCTTACACCTTATGCGCCTTAACGCCGCAAGGCTCAAGGCTCTCCCGACAAAATCTTGCATACGCCTTAGCCTTTTAAAACATTGGTTGAAACCTTGTGTGCCTTCCAATCCGTTGGTCGCCTTGCCAGCACTCGGGCATGGTCGAGTTTGTTTAAAGGAATACTTAAAATGACCTGATTAACCTCTGCTTCCTGTAGTGAGAAAAAACTAGTAATTAGGTCTTATTCCATGCACGTCTTCGAGGGACCGTTGCATTCCTCGTGGGTAGTCCACTAGGTGAATTTGGTAGCCAATTCCATACATTCACTTTCGTATCAGAACCAATAACTGAAATTTGCACACCCACAGTTATAATTCACACAATCTGACTCATGTTTTTTAATTATGAAAGTGTCAAAAATGACCATGTCCTGGACAATTTGAAGAAAATAAAAACATGGACATATAAAAACATTGACATTTTTGATACTTCCACAATTTTAAATTGAAGGTGAGTAAATTTCCCACTGTCTTAAAATTAAAGCCCTAGTTTAGCATAAAAAATAAAAATAAAATTAATATTTAGTGGGTAGCAGTTGGCACTGCCCACACTACCAGTGCGAGGGTTTGCCGATGACCGCTATCACAATCAAACCTACGTAATTCCTTTCGGTAGTTGCTTCTTCCTAATTACCATCTAGTTGACCCAAGATTTTGGATTCAGAACACTATATATCGGTTTGAATTCATTTGTTGAGATTAATTATTTTGATGTCGACCTTATATGAATTAAATCAAATATGGTAGGTGACTACTGACTACAAAAATAGTTCAATTCCCTTGAAAAATCATGCAGTATACTGTGTACATACAACTATATATTACAGAAATACTGTACGCTTTTGAGATTGTTTATACAAGCTAGAGTAGTTACTTGGATTTCTTCAATTGTAATAATAACCTAAGCGGCTGTTTGATGATCAATTTATGGTATTTCATGTTCTTCAAAAGATACAGAAGATGCAGAATGTATCTCTGTGTGGCTTGAATTATAGTTCACTGGGGATTGAACTGAATCTCGTTCCTGACTTGTTTTAAAAGTGTGAGAGTCAAGGTCCTTTTGGTTGAAGATTTCAAACATGATCTGCCACCTTCTCCATCTAGAGGCTCCCGAGTCAGAAGGGATCATAGTTTTATGCTTGTGGAGGAACGAAGCAATAAAGATGATGAGTGCGACTATTGAAGCCAGCCCTGCAATCAAGAATAAGCCCCAAAAGCTAGCAAGCCCTAGACTGTTGCTAGAAACTGATTGAGTACTAGAGTCTTGACAATTGCTTTCTTCTTTCTTGAACCATTTGTTTCCAATGTTCAATATCTTATCTCCTTCTGTCACGTTTAGCACTGCTCGTGAAACGTCAGGCACAAGAGGCGAACGTTTTGGAAACACCTGTACAAAAACAATCAACAAAGCTTAGTACATTCCCAAACATGATAAATAGGGAGAGAGAAGCAGAGCTCTTACAAAGCCAAAGCCAACTGTTTTGAAGATAGGTCCGACCATTGTGAACTTGGAACAATATTTGGCTAGAAGAAGCTTTGTGTAAGGGGTTTCGTCGACAAAAGCAGCAATGCCACCATTTGGACTCCCTTTTGTGAGAGCTTCTTGAATTTCTTCAACTGTTGTAAGGCCTTTAAGCTTGGAATCGTCAAAACCTACTTGTTTCAGTAGATCATAAGTATAAGCAGTGCTCCTATATCCCACGTTTTCTCCCTTCCTCAAAATGTCTTTTATATCGGTAACAGTCGGTTGAAGTTGCTGGACTGTTAATAGTGAAGCTAGGTTAGCCGTGTAACTTTGTGTCAGTATTAACAAAACAAATACCCATATGATCATCACAAATCTTCCCAAATTGCTGAGCACTCTCTCTCCTGTACATCGAACAAGTAGATGGTCAATTGTAAGTATTATAAATTACAAATTAGTAACATATATAAGGATACAGACTCTTAAATTTTATGTAATCTAAAGTTAGAGAGATCGGTATGGACATATTACTTTGTGAAAACACCATGGTTGAGAAGGAGAACCAGACACTGGTGCCGACTTGATGCGAGGGAGGGCCACGAAAATCTTCATTGATTCGATGCTCTAGAACCCAAACCACAAAACCAATGAAAAGAAAGAAACATGAAGTTGTTAGCCAAAGATCCCATGTCAAAGGCTTCAAGAATACCCATGCATTTTTGGCCCTGGTGTCGAAGATCGGCACAACCATTACTACGCCTGATTCTGTGTATGGCATTGTAAAGTCCACATACAATGACCTCATTGCTCGAATTGTTACATCTCCCACCACAGCATCAAACTTCTGTGTAATAAACATGTAGATGTAAATAACTAGACATAAAATCTGAGCCAGTCAGTCCATATTATTGAGAAAAGAAATTTACCCCAAGATATACTTGATAGCACAAATCGTTGTAAGTTGCGGCGACAGAGTCATTAGGTTTTTCATAAGGAATGAACTCATACGGAAGAGGATATGGCAATACGTCTATTGCTGCCTTAAAGACATCAATAGAAAACCCTGTGACTTCAGTTGTATTTGAGCTTGGATCTTTTGTAACCCTCACAAACTCAAGAACACCGAAATTAACAGGAACTCCTATTCTCAACCGCTTGCCATTTGTTGGGATCTCCCATCCCTTCGGAGTAGAGAGAAATTCTCCAGGCCATATAACACTGGATTTCAGGTTAGACTTCGAATCAGTTGAGAGTATGGTTTTGCTTGCGGAATTCAAACTGTTCACCAGTCCATTTTGTGGTGTCCAAAATCCGATATCTCTTGCTCCATCCTCATTAATATTCACTATACGGAACGTTGATGACTGAAGTTGTCCATCAACAATGCTGAAATTTCCAGCTATGCCTTCAAATCTAGTTTTCGAAAGGGCTCGGCAGAGATCTGGACCATATTTAGATATCTCAGCACTCCCAAAATCTGTCAAATTGAAGGAGGAGGAGGAGGAGGAGGAGTTCTTCTTTTGGAACAAGTCGAAAGTAGTTGTGATCCCGACTTCTTCGATTGCCATGGCTAGTGCAAAAGCTGCGTCATAAGCCCAAAGTGCTAGGACATCCAGTTGATCAACATCAATAAGAGTTGAATGGTCGTCTTGCATGGATTGTTGCTTCCACCGTAAGTTGAATTCTTCAAGCTTCTGTGTTTGAGCAACGTATGTTTGTACACCTATTACACCTTGCATGGAATTTATGACTGTGGAATTCATCGATATTAACCGATTGGCTAACCCATTAGTCATGATCCAAACATATCCTTGACCCATCATTCCAATCTCTTTTGCCTTGGCAAACAGCCTACAACCGAGCTTGGGATTCATATGAACAATGAAGACTCTGGTTTGCATGGTCATTAACTTACGCAGTTCTTGAAGAATTTGATCATCAGTGGCAAGTGGGGAAACTGCGCTTCGATATGTGACACGAACATCAACCTCTTGCAGTGCATCAGTTAGAAAAGGTATGACTGCATCCCCATATTCAGTGTCTACATAGATAGGTACAACTTGTCTCCAACCGAAATTTTGGACTATAGAACTTATGGCATTCACTTGGGAGGAGTCTACCTGTGTAATTTGGAAAAAATAGGAGCTGCGGAGTGAATTAAGAGATGGACTTGATGCAGAAAATGAAATAATTGGCACTTGAGCCTGGTCGCCCAAGTTAATAACAAAGCTTGCATCCATCGACGTCACGGGTCCTAGAATGGCTTGCACTTGCTTATTCTTTATCAAATCTAGAGCTGCGTCAAAATGTAAAAAGTGAGAATCATAATTAGCAAGTTATAACAAAGTGATCGACTATAATATATGCTGGCTTCGTTTATACTAATTAAAAGTTAATCACGTAGCTTAATTCGATACAGAATACAATGTAGTAGCTAGCTAGAGATCGATTAGTCTAGCAATGCACTAAACTAAT
The window above is part of the Fragaria vesca subsp. vesca linkage group LG2, FraVesHawaii_1.0, whole genome shotgun sequence genome. Proteins encoded here:
- the LOC101293460 gene encoding glutamate receptor 2.7-like — protein: MAENTTSTIPVNVGVVLDINREYGTVWLSCIKMALSDFYASHAHYKTRLVLNIRDSESNVVRAADAALDLIKNKQVQAILGPVTSMDASFVINLGDQAQVPIISFSASSPSLNSLRSSYFFQITQVDSSQVNAISSIVQNFGWRQVVPIYVDTEYGDAVIPFLTDALQEVDVRVTYRSAVSPLATDDQILQELRKLMTMQTRVFIVHMNPKLGCRLFAKAKEIGMMGQGYVWIMTNGLANRLISMNSTVINSMQGVIGVQTYVAQTQKLEEFNLRWKQQSMQDDHSTLIDVDQLDVLALWAYDAAFALAMAIEEVGITTTFDLFQKKNSSSSSSSFNLTDFGSAEISKYGPDLCRALSKTRFEGIAGNFSIVDGQLQSSTFRIVNINEDGARDIGFWTPQNGLVNSLNSASKTILSTDSKSNLKSSVIWPGEFLSTPKGWEIPTNGKRLRIGVPVNFGVLEFVRVTKDPSSNTTEVTGFSIDVFKAAIDVLPYPLPYEFIPYEKPNDSVAATYNDLCYQVYLGKFDAVVGDVTIRAMRSLYVDFTMPYTESGVVMVVPIFDTRAKNAWVFLKPLTWDLWLTTSCFFLFIGFVVWVLEHRINEDFRGPPSHQVGTSVWFSFSTMVFSQRERVLSNLGRFVMIIWVFVLLILTQSYTANLASLLTVQQLQPTVTDIKDILRKGENVGYRSTAYTYDLLKQVGFDDSKLKGLTTVEEIQEALTKGSPNGGIAAFVDETPYTKLLLAKYCSKFTMVGPIFKTVGFGFVFPKRSPLVPDVSRAVLNVTEGDKILNIGNKWFKKEESNCQDSSTQSVSSNSLGLASFWGLFLIAGLASIVALIIFIASFLHKHKTMIPSDSGASRWRRWQIMFEIFNQKDLDSHTFKTSQERDSVQSPVNYNSSHTEIHSASSVSFEEHEIP